The window GGGGCAACGAAGCGAACTGCTTCGAAGAGCGGCGAGACGATGTAGTCGAGCCAGCGAAACCAGCCCATCGCAAGTCCAAGCGGAACCCCGACGACGGCGGCCAGCACGAATCCGTCGAGAAAACGCAGCAGGCTCGACGCCAGATGCGCTTGGATCGTGTAGCCGGCAAACCTGTGTTGCGTCAGGCTAGCGAACGTACGAACCACGTCGGCCGGACCCGGCAAGATGATCGGGTTGATGCGTCCGCTCGCTGCGAGCAGCCACCAGGCACCAACGAAGAGCACGACACCGGCAATCGAGTAGGGAGCGTAACGCGATCTCATCGCAACCACGGCATTGCAACCCGTTCCAGACGTCCGAGGACCAGCGTCATGATTGCGCCGAGCAACGCGACCCAGGCCATCCCGTACAAGATCATCCCGGGATAGATGTCGAGCGACGCGACGATCAGGACGTGACCGATACCGGCGACGGCGCCGACAAGCTCGGCTGCGATCAGCGTCGTCCACGAGGCTTGTAGCGAGAGCCGCAAGCCCGTGAAGATGTGCGGAAGCGAAGCTGGTATGACGACTTCGCGAATGATGCGGTAGTGGCTCGCACCATGGACGCGTGCGGCGTCTATCAGCGTGTTATCGACCGTGCGCACGCCGGTGTACGTGTTGATCAACGCAGGAACGAAGGCCGCAAACCACACGACGAAAATCTTGGCTTGAATTCCGAGACCGAACCACACGACGGCGAGCGGAATCCATGCGAGCGGCGGTATCGGCCGGATTGCAAGAAAAATCGGATTGACGAATGCTTCGAAACGCCGGTCGAGTCCCATACCAAGACCCAGCGGGACGCCCGTTACGGTTGCAGCCAGAAATCCGAAGAAGACGAGCTCGAGGCTGATGATGACGTGGTGCGCGAGCGTCGCTCCCGCGTAACCCGGCGGCGTTCCGATCTGCACCGCCGCCTTGTAGACGTCGAGCGGGCTCGGAAATCGTCCCGGTGAGACGAGGTGCGCGACTTGCGTCGTCGCAAACCACAGCGCCACGACGATGAGCATCGTGACCAGGCCGGCAAGGGCGCGTTTCGTCAATTAGGTAGCGAGACGCGCTATCGGGACGCCGATTGCAACTGTCTGGCCTTCATTGACGAGCAATGCGTCAACGGTTCCCGCGTGCTCGGATTCGACGTCGACGCTGGCTTTGTCGGTCTCGACTTCGCACAAGACGTCGCCGACCGCGACGCTTTGTCCGGGTTGGACCCGCCATGTTGCAACGGTTCCTTCGGTCATCGTTGCACCCATTTTCGGCATTATCACTTCAACCACGCACGCAGCTCCGATTCGATGTGCTCGACTGACGGCAGTACGTACGACTCGAGCGGTGGACTATACGGTACCGGCGATTCTTTCGCGCCGATGCGCAAGACGGGCCCTTTCAACTTCGAGAATGCTTTGCTCCCGCAAACTTGTGCGATGATGTCGCCGCCGATGCCGCCGCGAACGACGGCTTCATGCGAGACGGCGAGACGTCCGGTCCGTTCGACCGATGCGATCACCGTCCCGATATCGAGGGGATACAGCGTACGAAGGTCGATCACTTCGAGATCGATGCCGCTTGCTGCGAGCTTCTCTGCGGCTTCGAGCGTCTTATGCATCGCGAACGAATAGGAGACGACCGTCGCGTCTTTGCCAGGACGCCTAACGACGGCTTTGCCCAGCGGAATGCGCTCGATCGATTCGTGCATCGGGCCCTTGACCGAATAAAGCAGCTTGTGTTCGAAGAAGATGACGGGATTCGGATCGTCGATCGATGCGAACAGTAATCCGCGTGCATCATCGGGCGTCGAGGGCGCGACGACTTTGAGTCCCGGCACGTGATAGAACCAGGCTTCGAGTGATTGTGAGTGTTGCGCTGCGAGACCTACGCCGCCGCCGAACGGCGTGCGAATGACAATCGGGACGTTGACGTTGCCGCCGAACATGAAATGCACTTTCGCAGCTTGGTTCACGATCTGATCCATCGCGTTGACCAGAAAATCCGAGAACTGAATCTCGACGATCGGACGCATCCCCATCATCGCCGCGCCGACGCCGACGCCGACGAGCCCCGCTTCGGAGATCGGCGTATCGAGGACGCGCGGCTTGCCGAATTTCTCGACCAGCCCTTTCGTTATGCCGAAGGCGCCGCCGAATTGACCGATGTCTTCGCCGATGATGAAGACGTTCGGATCGGTCTCCATGGCGGTTGCGATCGTCCAGTTGAGTGCTTTGCCGAAGAGTGTCTCGGCCGTCGTCGTCTGGATCATGCATATACCTTCGGGAGGACGTCTTTCGGATCGGGGAACGGACCGGCTTCGCCGAATGCGACGGCTGCGGTGATCGCCGCCTCGGCTTCCGCGGTGATCTCGGCGAGGCGTGCTTCGCTCGCGCCATCTTGCAACAGACGAGCACGCACGATTTCGATCGGATCGCGTGCCTTCCACGCATCCAGCTCTCCGGCTGGGCGATAGCGCGCCGGATCGTTGCGCGAATGCCCTTTGTAGCGGTAGGTTATCATCTCGAGCAGAGTCGGTCCGCCGCCCGAGCGCGCGCGATCGATCGCACGGCGTGCGGCCTCGACGACTTTGAAAATATCTTGTCCGTCGATGCTTTCGCCCGGCATTCCGTAGGCGACCGCCCGTTCAGAAAGGCGTTCGATCGCGTAGGTGTCTTTGACGGGCGCGCTCATGCCGTACTGGTTGTTCTCGATCACGAAAACGATCGGCAATTTCCAAATCGCGGCGATGTTGAGCGACTCGTGCACGCAGCCTTCGTTCGGTGCGCCGTCACCCATGAACGATACGGCCACGTACGGCAGCTCGCGAATCTTGAACGAAAGCGCCGCACCCGTCGCGAGCGGTACGCCGCCCCCCACGATCCCATTCGCGCCCAGATTCCCCAGCTTCTGATCGGCGATGTGCATCGAGCCGCCGAATCCATGGCACAATCCCGTCACACGCCCCAGCAGCTCGGCCATCATCGCGCCCGGATCGCTTCCCATCGCAACGTTGTGCCCGTGTCCGCGATGCGTCGACGCGATCACGTCACCGTGCTGCAGCTCGCCGCAGATTCCGGCGCCGATCGCTTCCTGTCCGATGTAGAGATGGATCGTTCCATACAATTTCCCGGCGGCGTAAAGCCGGTCGACCGTCTCATCGAAGCGGCGCATCAAGAGCATCATCTTGAAACGCGCGAGCAACACTTCCGTTTTCATGCCATTACCCCACAATTGTAAGCAGCATTGACGTTGCGACGAACCCGTCGAAAAACAACTTGATGTGCTGTTGTCCCGGCGTCGCGAGCGGCTGGTACGGCAACTTATCGTAGTAGCGGTCGTACTCGTGCTCGCCCGGATCGAAATCCATAGCCGCCAGACAACGTTTATCGTACCGTAGGCGTCGATCGATCTCTTCGATATCACGGCGGCGATAGATAACGCCTTTACCGCGCGTGACCGTTTTCGTGTTGGAGGTGACGTTGTACTCGGTCGTGTGAACGGCGATGCCGCCCTTCTTGAGCAACTTCGATGAGCGCAACAAGAACTGCACGCCATGCTCGAGACTGCCGAGATGTTCGAAGGCGCAGCAGCTCCATACGAAATCGAGCGAGCCGTCTTCAACGAAGGGCCACTCGCGATTCATGTCTGCATATTGGAGCGTCATGCGCTTGTCGAATGTCGGGCGGTCGAGAATCTTTTCGACGTACAGGTCGTCCGGTGAGCGCGGGTGCTGGCCTACGCGCCCCCACACTTTCCCCATCCGGCTGCGCGGCTCGATATCGGTCGCGATGACGTCGACGCCGTGCGCTGCAAACAGCGACGGAAGCGGTTCGATTCCGACCGCAAATCCGAGCGCTCGCATCCCCGGCTGTAGCTTCCCACGCTCCCACAGCGATTGTGCGACCGCGCAGTACTCCCACAGCTTGCGGTGATACGGCGGATCTTCGGGGCGTGGCGCAAGATGCATCGCTTCGTACCAACGCCGGTACCAATCGGAGTTGAAATGCTCGAAACGGCAAACGAGCGAGCCTAGCATGTGACGATCAATGCGTCGGCGGCGACGGCGCCTCCCGGTTTCGCGCGCACGAAAATCGGGTTCAAATCGGCTTCGGCCAGCCGGCCGGCGCTGTCCGCGGCGAACCACGAGAGGGCGACCAAGAGATCGGCGAGCGATTCGAGATCGTAGCTGATCCCCGTTCGCGCGCCGCGCAGAATCGGGGCTGCGCGCAGCTCGTCGATCATCTCGAATGCTGTCGCGCGATCGAATGGCGCGAAGCGCCGGCTAACGTCACGAAGCGTTTCCGTAAAGATGCCGCCGAGGCCGAAGACGACGAGCGGGCCGAAGACGCGGTCGTTGACGACGCCGGCCAGCGCTTCGATGCCGGTGAGCGTCTCCGCGACGAGCACGCCCTCAGCGCGGCCGTCGACGCGCTCGAGCATTTCTTTCGCAGCTCCGCGCAACGAAGGCAGATCGGAGATACCTGTGCGAACGCCGCCGACTTCCGTTTTGTGCGCGATCTGCGGTGCATCGATCTTGACGACGACCGGGAACTCGAATGGTAATCGTTCGATGTCGTTTATTGCGGCGCGCGGGACGACGATCGAGCGCGCAAACCGAATCCCGTAGGCTTCCAGTAATGCTTGCGACGCGCGTTCGCCGAGTTGTCGCGCATCAGCCGGCAGCGCAGCCGGTCCGAGATTCGTGGGACGCTGTGCGTTCTTAGAAACTCCGCGACGCGCTTTCCTCGCAAACGTGCTGATTGACGCTGCTGCGAATGCGGCGCGAACGGGTGTCGGGTAGATTGCGATGCCTGCATCGCGCATGATGCCCATCCCGCGCACGGCGCGTTCGGGCGGCGCGGACCAGGCGACGAAGACCGGTTTTCTTGACGCGGCGATTATCGGTGCAATCGCCGTCGTAACACGCTCGGCTGCCGGATCGGGAACCGACGCAAGATAGAGGATGAGTTGATCGACGTTCGGATCGTCGCGCACGACTTCGAGCGTGCGCGAGAAGACGTCGAGCTGATTGAAGACTTGTGCCGTGACGTCGATCGGATTCGCGAGGGATCCGAAGTCGGGCAGAATCGAACCCAGCTCGTGTGAGCTCGCTTCCGTGAGCTGCGGCAGCTGCAGACCCGAGGTCTCGCAATGATCGGCCATGAGAACGCCGGCACCGCCAGAGATCGAGATCACGCCGGCCCGGTCGCCTTCCGCCCAGCGTTGCATCGCGACGCCGCGGGCAACGTCGACCATCTCGTCGAGATCGTCGACCTCGATGAAGCCGCCGCTGCGAAACGCTTCTTTATACAAGTCGAAGTCGCCGGTGAGATTGCCGGTGTGCGACGCGGCTGCGCGCCTTCCCGTCGTCGTATTGCCGACCTTCCAAATCATAATCGGCTTGCGCAGCTCGAGCGCGCGTTGTCCCAGCGCGACGAGCTTGCGGCCGTCGCGAATTCCTTCGAGATAGGTGGCGATCATCGAAACGTCGTCGCGTTCGAGCGAGTATTCGATCAGATCGAGCAGCGTGACGTCCGTTTCGTTGCCGGTGGACACGACATAATTGAAGCCGACGCCGGCGCGCGCCGCCATCTGCGCCATGCCGTATCCGAATCCGCCGCTTTGCGTAATCATTGCGATCGAACCGGAGCCGAGCTCGCCGTCCTGAAAGATCGAGCCGAACCCGCCATAGAATTTCTCGCAGAAATTCAGGATGCCCTGACAGTTCGGTCCGATGACGCGCACGCCGCTCGATGCGATCGCATCGCGCAGACCGGCTTCGAGCTCGCCGCCGCGCTCGCCGACTTCACCAAAGCCTGCAGCCAGCACGATTGCGAATGGAATCTTCGCATCACCGCAGGCGCGAATCGTGTTCGCAACGTGCGGCGCCGCGACGGCGATCAGCGCAACGTCGCAGGGCTGCGGAACCGATGCGATGTCCGGATAGCAACGAAGCCCCGCAATCTCGTCATACTTTGGGTTGACGGGATAGACGTGGCCTCGGAAACCAAACTGCGTATTGGCGCGCACGGGTTGTCCCCCGATGCGCGAGAGATCGGCCGACGCGCCGACGATCGCAAACGCTTTCGGCGAGATCAGC of the Candidatus Baltobacteraceae bacterium genome contains:
- a CDS encoding ABC transporter permease; this translates as MTKRALAGLVTMLIVVALWFATTQVAHLVSPGRFPSPLDVYKAAVQIGTPPGYAGATLAHHVIISLELVFFGFLAATVTGVPLGLGMGLDRRFEAFVNPIFLAIRPIPPLAWIPLAVVWFGLGIQAKIFVVWFAAFVPALINTYTGVRTVDNTLIDAARVHGASHYRIIREVVIPASLPHIFTGLRLSLQASWTTLIAAELVGAVAGIGHVLIVASLDIYPGMILYGMAWVALLGAIMTLVLGRLERVAMPWLR
- a CDS encoding biotin/lipoyl-containing protein: MVEVIMPKMGATMTEGTVATWRVQPGQSVAVGDVLCEVETDKASVDVESEHAGTVDALLVNEGQTVAIGVPIARLAT
- a CDS encoding alpha-ketoacid dehydrogenase subunit beta, yielding MIQTTTAETLFGKALNWTIATAMETDPNVFIIGEDIGQFGGAFGITKGLVEKFGKPRVLDTPISEAGLVGVGVGAAMMGMRPIVEIQFSDFLVNAMDQIVNQAAKVHFMFGGNVNVPIVIRTPFGGGVGLAAQHSQSLEAWFYHVPGLKVVAPSTPDDARGLLFASIDDPNPVIFFEHKLLYSVKGPMHESIERIPLGKAVVRRPGKDATVVSYSFAMHKTLEAAEKLAASGIDLEVIDLRTLYPLDIGTVIASVERTGRLAVSHEAVVRGGIGGDIIAQVCGSKAFSKLKGPVLRIGAKESPVPYSPPLESYVLPSVEHIESELRAWLK
- a CDS encoding thiamine pyrophosphate-dependent dehydrogenase E1 component subunit alpha, whose translation is MKTEVLLARFKMMLLMRRFDETVDRLYAAGKLYGTIHLYIGQEAIGAGICGELQHGDVIASTHRGHGHNVAMGSDPGAMMAELLGRVTGLCHGFGGSMHIADQKLGNLGANGIVGGGVPLATGAALSFKIRELPYVAVSFMGDGAPNEGCVHESLNIAAIWKLPIVFVIENNQYGMSAPVKDTYAIERLSERAVAYGMPGESIDGQDIFKVVEAARRAIDRARSGGGPTLLEMITYRYKGHSRNDPARYRPAGELDAWKARDPIEIVRARLLQDGASEARLAEITAEAEAAITAAVAFGEAGPFPDPKDVLPKVYA
- a CDS encoding class I SAM-dependent methyltransferase; this translates as MLGSLVCRFEHFNSDWYRRWYEAMHLAPRPEDPPYHRKLWEYCAVAQSLWERGKLQPGMRALGFAVGIEPLPSLFAAHGVDVIATDIEPRSRMGKVWGRVGQHPRSPDDLYVEKILDRPTFDKRMTLQYADMNREWPFVEDGSLDFVWSCCAFEHLGSLEHGVQFLLRSSKLLKKGGIAVHTTEYNVTSNTKTVTRGKGVIYRRRDIEEIDRRLRYDKRCLAAMDFDPGEHEYDRYYDKLPYQPLATPGQQHIKLFFDGFVATSMLLTIVG
- a CDS encoding acetate--CoA ligase family protein — its product is MNFDRLISPKAFAIVGASADLSRIGGQPVRANTQFGFRGHVYPVNPKYDEIAGLRCYPDIASVPQPCDVALIAVAAPHVANTIRACGDAKIPFAIVLAAGFGEVGERGGELEAGLRDAIASSGVRVIGPNCQGILNFCEKFYGGFGSIFQDGELGSGSIAMITQSGGFGYGMAQMAARAGVGFNYVVSTGNETDVTLLDLIEYSLERDDVSMIATYLEGIRDGRKLVALGQRALELRKPIMIWKVGNTTTGRRAAASHTGNLTGDFDLYKEAFRSGGFIEVDDLDEMVDVARGVAMQRWAEGDRAGVISISGGAGVLMADHCETSGLQLPQLTEASSHELGSILPDFGSLANPIDVTAQVFNQLDVFSRTLEVVRDDPNVDQLILYLASVPDPAAERVTTAIAPIIAASRKPVFVAWSAPPERAVRGMGIMRDAGIAIYPTPVRAAFAAASISTFARKARRGVSKNAQRPTNLGPAALPADARQLGERASQALLEAYGIRFARSIVVPRAAINDIERLPFEFPVVVKIDAPQIAHKTEVGGVRTGISDLPSLRGAAKEMLERVDGRAEGVLVAETLTGIEALAGVVNDRVFGPLVVFGLGGIFTETLRDVSRRFAPFDRATAFEMIDELRAAPILRGARTGISYDLESLADLLVALSWFAADSAGRLAEADLNPIFVRAKPGGAVAADALIVTC